One window of the Brevibacterium limosum genome contains the following:
- a CDS encoding ParB/RepB/Spo0J family partition protein, whose amino-acid sequence MYTSSDRHEDHDKAEELRAKEEDSTTDVVTSASGAGDDDVQTAATSDAASQTSAVADSEEEGGSSTATDDASDNHKSQSSGDGELEDYDGVESIPDTEFGEIDVELIDANPRQPRTVFDEDLLAELVHSIREIGVLQPVVVRQKPSDRSRFELIMGERRLRATKDAGLSTIPAIIRYVEDTDLLRDALLENLHRAELNPLEEAAAYGQLLEDFGCTQEELSERIGRSRPQISNTLRLLRLPPLVQRRVAAGVISAGHARAILGLRDPEHMEVLAQRIVAEGLSVRASEEAVVLLNRGDSINVSRATTKVAPEFLAVAERLGDRLDTKVNISVGKKKGKLSVEFANHEDLDRILSLLGISNQDAL is encoded by the coding sequence GTGTACACCTCCTCCGATCGTCACGAGGACCACGACAAGGCGGAAGAACTCCGGGCCAAGGAAGAGGATAGCACTACTGATGTAGTGACTTCAGCCTCAGGGGCCGGGGACGACGATGTCCAGACGGCGGCAACGTCGGATGCTGCAAGTCAGACCTCCGCCGTTGCCGATTCCGAGGAAGAAGGCGGGTCGTCCACCGCAACTGACGACGCAAGCGACAATCACAAGTCGCAGAGCTCCGGCGATGGCGAACTCGAGGACTACGACGGTGTCGAGTCGATCCCAGACACAGAATTCGGGGAGATCGACGTCGAGCTGATCGACGCGAACCCCAGGCAGCCTCGTACTGTATTCGACGAAGATCTGCTCGCCGAATTGGTCCACAGTATCCGTGAGATCGGAGTCCTTCAGCCTGTCGTAGTCAGGCAGAAACCGAGTGACCGCTCGCGCTTCGAACTCATTATGGGTGAACGTCGTCTCCGTGCGACGAAGGATGCCGGGCTATCCACGATTCCGGCGATCATTCGGTATGTCGAAGATACCGATCTTCTGCGGGATGCACTGTTGGAAAATCTCCACCGTGCGGAGCTCAATCCTCTTGAAGAGGCAGCGGCATATGGGCAGCTGCTCGAGGATTTCGGGTGCACGCAGGAAGAACTGTCAGAGCGTATCGGCCGTTCTCGTCCCCAGATCTCCAACACCTTGCGGCTGCTTCGCCTTCCCCCTCTGGTTCAGCGCCGGGTGGCAGCCGGCGTCATCTCGGCCGGCCACGCTCGGGCCATTCTGGGATTGCGGGATCCTGAACATATGGAAGTGCTTGCACAGCGAATCGTGGCAGAAGGACTGTCTGTACGCGCTTCCGAAGAGGCCGTCGTCCTCCTCAATCGTGGGGATTCGATCAACGTTTCACGTGCAACAACGAAGGTGGCCCCGGAGTTCCTGGCTGTGGCGGAGCGATTGGGCGACCGGCTCGATACTAAAGTGAATATCTCCGTCGGTAAGAAGAAAGGTAAGCTCAGCGTGGAGTTCGCCAACCACGAGGATCTTGACCGCATCCTCAGCTTGCTGGGGATCTCGAATCAGGATGCACTCTGA
- a CDS encoding protein kinase family protein produces MVALIDIEPGMVVAGRYVVSTVDRRWLPEKPEVGAVCTGLDAILDEPVLILVADADGSNDVLEAARRVSILGDPRIAPTLDVGHSNGLDYIVIKRIAVTPFNQILPRSPLPVDAACALIGEVGSALVTSARRGLFHMFLRPSVVGLTSKGGVVIAGIGIDAALALDTGLVEQKDYTPTKASRRDALALVQLFYTALTGFWPGAETFDGIPPAEKENARIARAQALNPDVPDRLDDFVSGIITGSDPGPGSVAEVLGYIDTWDPELLRYVNRAPVAENEHLFEQSPRSFDEATSLPASRSKTIGPGPGGSASASEDQVQAALVRIGITRPGTRGLAAGVVGHTTGRYADRMQMREASSFPIAKEQLDSAAQDWEEWQPEQTYSEYSEYAEHEYDENLTTPIMSREDDSDPDTQALEIVPEDEGDENDTRVIMDNDEDEDDGSWFLGGMFETHEQQREHQRREYERERRIAKAKEDEARRRLAAFEASSAARQQEANAAAPPKEMRRLSPDTVDDRNDVDDQSAAGERSAEATAGSSSVRPAERKAGKPRQQHSDSTGAAQASSAQNRSTAAGVAGAAGVAGTAGVAGAAAAAGAGTKAGANRSGGSAGADTGSNRSGGSTGASSGASGASAGAGNAGSGTGAGGASAASGGAGSGSGGSGSDERDPAATRKPFLWLVLGLAVVAAIVLGIVIIGFNAGDEESTPVTETSAPSEQPTKEEKKTPKADPPKIDTVESLDPEGDGEEHDSETENVIPKTEGSWNTDRYNSASFGNLKSGVGLLFEFEDETTISEVKVASGNSGGKFEIRDGDDPEDAKVIGEGVFDADGAVTVEFDEKVETDKLILWITELPQTDGGYKATISSVKFS; encoded by the coding sequence GTGGTCGCCCTGATCGATATCGAACCCGGCATGGTGGTGGCCGGCCGTTATGTCGTATCGACCGTCGACCGTCGGTGGCTGCCCGAGAAGCCTGAAGTAGGTGCCGTCTGCACGGGCCTCGATGCGATCCTCGACGAACCCGTGCTCATCCTCGTCGCTGATGCCGATGGTTCCAACGACGTTCTCGAAGCCGCCCGTCGCGTATCGATCCTCGGTGACCCGCGTATCGCCCCTACGCTCGACGTCGGACATTCCAACGGACTGGACTACATCGTCATCAAGCGTATCGCGGTGACGCCGTTCAACCAGATCCTGCCGCGTTCGCCGCTGCCCGTCGACGCCGCGTGCGCCCTCATCGGCGAGGTCGGTTCAGCGCTCGTGACCTCGGCCAGGCGGGGACTGTTCCACATGTTCCTGCGTCCGAGCGTGGTCGGTCTGACCTCGAAGGGTGGGGTGGTCATCGCAGGCATCGGCATCGATGCGGCATTGGCGCTGGATACCGGGCTCGTCGAGCAGAAGGACTACACGCCGACGAAGGCTTCACGCCGAGACGCCCTGGCTCTCGTCCAGCTCTTCTACACGGCTCTGACCGGGTTCTGGCCGGGAGCAGAGACCTTCGACGGCATTCCGCCTGCGGAGAAGGAGAATGCCCGGATCGCCCGGGCCCAGGCTCTCAACCCCGACGTCCCGGACAGACTCGATGATTTCGTCAGCGGAATCATCACGGGCTCGGATCCCGGTCCGGGTTCGGTCGCCGAGGTCCTCGGCTACATCGACACCTGGGATCCCGAACTGCTGCGCTACGTCAATCGTGCTCCTGTGGCGGAGAACGAGCACCTGTTCGAGCAGTCGCCCCGCAGCTTTGACGAAGCCACCAGTCTTCCCGCATCCCGTTCGAAGACCATCGGACCCGGCCCCGGCGGTTCGGCCAGTGCCAGTGAAGATCAGGTGCAGGCAGCACTCGTGCGCATCGGCATCACGCGCCCGGGGACGCGGGGACTGGCTGCCGGAGTGGTCGGACATACCACGGGCCGATATGCCGACCGGATGCAGATGCGGGAGGCCTCGAGCTTCCCCATTGCCAAGGAACAGCTCGACAGCGCCGCCCAGGACTGGGAGGAATGGCAGCCGGAGCAGACGTACTCGGAGTACTCGGAGTACGCAGAGCACGAATACGACGAGAACCTCACGACCCCGATCATGAGCCGGGAAGACGATTCGGATCCCGATACTCAGGCACTCGAGATCGTCCCCGAGGACGAAGGCGATGAGAACGATACTCGCGTGATCATGGACAACGACGAGGATGAGGACGACGGTTCCTGGTTCCTCGGCGGCATGTTCGAAACCCATGAACAGCAACGCGAGCATCAGCGACGTGAGTATGAGCGCGAACGTCGGATCGCGAAGGCCAAGGAGGACGAGGCGCGCAGGCGTCTTGCCGCCTTCGAAGCGAGCTCGGCTGCCCGTCAGCAGGAAGCCAACGCTGCCGCACCTCCGAAGGAGATGCGTCGGCTGTCACCGGACACCGTTGATGATCGCAACGACGTTGATGATCAGAGCGCCGCTGGTGAGCGCAGCGCCGAGGCGACCGCGGGCTCATCATCTGTCCGTCCGGCCGAGCGCAAGGCCGGGAAACCACGCCAGCAGCACAGCGATTCGACCGGTGCGGCTCAGGCATCGTCTGCGCAGAACCGATCAACAGCTGCCGGCGTCGCTGGGGCTGCCGGCGTCGCTGGGACAGCGGGCGTTGCCGGTGCTGCCGCAGCAGCGGGAGCCGGAACGAAAGCCGGTGCGAACAGATCCGGCGGCTCGGCCGGGGCAGACACCGGTTCCAACAGATCCGGCGGCTCAACGGGCGCGAGCTCCGGAGCGTCTGGTGCCTCGGCCGGAGCAGGGAATGCTGGTTCAGGTACCGGCGCCGGTGGGGCCAGCGCTGCTTCGGGCGGCGCAGGCAGCGGTTCAGGTGGCTCCGGTTCCGACGAGCGTGATCCTGCGGCCACTCGGAAGCCCTTCCTATGGCTGGTTCTCGGCCTCGCAGTCGTTGCCGCCATAGTGCTCGGAATCGTCATCATCGGCTTCAACGCTGGGGACGAGGAGTCCACCCCGGTCACAGAGACCTCGGCGCCGAGCGAACAGCCGACGAAAGAAGAGAAGAAGACTCCGAAGGCCGATCCGCCGAAGATCGATACCGTCGAATCTCTCGACCCCGAGGGCGATGGAGAGGAACACGACAGTGAAACCGAGAACGTGATTCCCAAGACCGAGGGGTCATGGAACACCGACCGGTACAACTCCGCGAGCTTCGGCAATCTCAAATCGGGTGTCGGTCTGCTCTTCGAGTTCGAGGATGAGACCACCATCAGCGAGGTGAAGGTGGCGTCGGGGAACTCTGGCGGCAAGTTCGAAATCCGCGACGGCGACGATCCCGAAGATGCGAAGGTGATCGGCGAAGGCGTCTTCGATGCCGATGGCGCGGTCACCGTGGAGTTCGACGAGAAGGTCGAGACCGACAAGCTCATCCTCTGGATCACTGAACTGCCGCAGACCGACGGCGGCTATAAGGCCACCATCAGCTCCGTGAAGTTCTCCTGA
- the trxB gene encoding thioredoxin-disulfide reductase, producing the protein MTDTQLVIIGSGPAGYTAAVYAARANLSPVVIAGSVTAGGELMNTTDVENFPGFPAGVQGPELMESMREQAEKFGAEVIYDDVETLKLNPGAHEIETALGARYTAKAVILATGSAYRELGLPNEKKLSGHGVSWCATCDGFFFRDQHIAVIGGGDSALEEATFLTRFASNVTLVHRRQELRASQALQDRANADEKLEFLLDSEVAEVHGEDSLTGLTIRNTVTGETSELPVTGMFVAIGSDPRTSLFADQLEMRTDGYLSVDGRTSKTSVEGVFAAGDVIDSVYRQAITAAGSGCSAALDAEHYLGDLEAASKPALVEATVAEATVAS; encoded by the coding sequence ATGACTGATACTCAACTGGTGATCATCGGATCGGGTCCAGCCGGCTACACCGCAGCCGTCTATGCGGCCCGTGCGAACCTCTCACCGGTCGTCATCGCAGGTTCGGTGACCGCCGGAGGTGAGCTCATGAACACCACCGATGTCGAGAACTTCCCCGGATTCCCCGCCGGCGTTCAGGGACCCGAGCTCATGGAGAGCATGCGTGAGCAGGCTGAGAAGTTCGGTGCCGAGGTCATCTACGACGATGTCGAGACTCTCAAGCTCAATCCCGGCGCCCACGAGATCGAGACCGCTCTGGGCGCGCGCTACACGGCCAAGGCTGTGATCCTCGCAACCGGTTCGGCCTACCGCGAGCTGGGACTGCCCAATGAGAAGAAGCTCTCCGGTCACGGAGTCAGCTGGTGTGCCACCTGTGACGGATTCTTCTTCCGCGACCAGCACATCGCTGTCATCGGCGGAGGCGACTCCGCCCTCGAGGAAGCGACCTTCCTCACCCGTTTCGCGTCCAACGTCACCTTGGTTCACCGTCGGCAGGAGCTGCGTGCTTCGCAGGCCCTGCAGGATCGTGCGAACGCCGATGAGAAGCTCGAGTTCCTCCTCGACTCCGAAGTCGCCGAAGTCCATGGTGAGGACTCGCTCACCGGCCTGACCATCCGCAACACCGTCACCGGGGAGACCTCAGAGCTGCCCGTGACCGGAATGTTCGTGGCCATCGGTTCCGACCCACGAACCAGCCTCTTCGCCGATCAGCTCGAGATGCGCACCGATGGATATCTCAGCGTCGATGGTCGCACCTCGAAGACGTCTGTCGAAGGCGTTTTCGCTGCCGGCGATGTCATCGACTCCGTATACCGGCAGGCGATCACTGCAGCCGGTTCGGGATGTTCGGCGGCACTCGACGCCGAACATTACCTCGGTGATCTCGAGGCTGCTTCCAAGCCCGCCCTGGTGGAAGCAACCGTGGCGGAAGCAACCGTCGCTTCCTGA
- a CDS encoding ParA family protein — MPIMDESSPIGAAIARDNRRADRLSQTTFPRPDSTRIFTIANQKGGVGKTTTAVNIAAALANQGLNVLLVDIDPQGNASTALGIDHYSEVTSIYDVLIDDVPMREAVAQCPDFETLKCVPATIDLAGAEIELVSLVAREQRLQRALGIYLREEEAAGDRVDYIIIDCPPSLGLLTVNAFVAAREVLIPIQCEYYALEGLSQLLKNIQLIQKHLNPELAISTILLTMYDGRTNLSAQVAEDVRTHFPEQVLGTAIPRSVRISEAPSYGQTVISYDPHSSGALSYREAAEEIANRGVSRG; from the coding sequence ATGCCGATCATGGATGAGTCGTCTCCCATTGGTGCCGCGATTGCACGGGACAACCGGCGTGCGGATCGACTGTCGCAGACAACCTTTCCACGGCCGGACTCGACCCGTATCTTCACGATCGCGAACCAGAAGGGTGGCGTCGGAAAGACCACGACGGCGGTGAACATCGCAGCGGCCCTGGCCAACCAGGGGCTCAATGTCCTGCTCGTTGACATCGATCCGCAGGGCAATGCGAGCACCGCCCTGGGCATCGACCACTATTCCGAGGTCACGAGCATCTACGACGTCCTCATCGACGATGTGCCGATGCGGGAGGCAGTGGCTCAGTGTCCTGACTTCGAAACGCTGAAGTGTGTGCCGGCCACCATCGATCTGGCCGGTGCGGAGATCGAGCTCGTATCGCTCGTTGCGCGGGAACAGCGACTCCAGCGTGCCTTGGGCATCTACCTCAGAGAAGAGGAGGCAGCCGGAGACCGCGTCGACTACATCATCATCGACTGTCCGCCGAGCCTGGGCCTGCTGACCGTCAACGCGTTTGTGGCCGCTCGCGAAGTCCTCATCCCGATCCAGTGCGAATACTATGCTCTCGAGGGCCTCAGTCAGCTGCTGAAGAACATTCAGCTCATTCAGAAGCATCTCAATCCCGAACTGGCGATTTCGACGATTCTGCTGACGATGTATGACGGACGCACGAATCTCAGCGCTCAGGTCGCAGAGGATGTGCGCACTCATTTCCCGGAACAGGTGCTGGGCACGGCGATTCCTCGATCGGTGAGGATCTCCGAAGCCCCGAGCTACGGGCAGACCGTGATCTCATATGACCCACACTCAAGCGGCGCCCTGTCGTATCGGGAAGCAGCTGAAGAAATTGCGAATCGAGGAGTAAGTCGTGGTTGA
- the rsmG gene encoding 16S rRNA (guanine(527)-N(7))-methyltransferase RsmG, whose amino-acid sequence MTDQPETDAELSNESTTAEIETPPTGTEEYFGAAYPAAQRYAEHLATTGIEWGLIGPREVDRLWTRHILNCAVVAEHIDENDVVGDVGSGAGLPGIPIALMRPEAKVVLIEPMERRVEWLSMVVDDLGLSNVRIVRARVEELVDEEMFTVVTARAVKAMTTLIEWTREVISPGGRILAVKGASVEGELIKAKKLIKRYRLSQPKVHVVDGGGLLEVPSRVVEIVKK is encoded by the coding sequence ATGACTGACCAGCCCGAGACCGATGCCGAGCTCTCGAACGAGTCGACGACGGCGGAGATCGAAACGCCTCCGACCGGCACCGAAGAGTACTTCGGTGCGGCGTATCCTGCCGCACAGCGGTATGCCGAGCACCTGGCCACGACCGGAATCGAGTGGGGCCTCATCGGTCCACGCGAAGTCGATCGTCTGTGGACCCGGCATATCCTCAACTGCGCCGTCGTCGCCGAGCACATCGATGAGAACGATGTCGTCGGGGATGTCGGCAGCGGGGCCGGCCTGCCGGGCATCCCGATCGCACTGATGCGCCCCGAGGCGAAGGTCGTGCTCATCGAGCCGATGGAGCGCCGCGTCGAATGGCTGAGCATGGTGGTCGACGATCTGGGACTGAGCAATGTGCGCATCGTCCGGGCACGCGTCGAGGAACTCGTCGACGAGGAGATGTTCACGGTCGTCACCGCACGGGCGGTCAAAGCGATGACGACTCTCATCGAATGGACCCGCGAGGTCATCAGCCCCGGAGGCCGGATCCTCGCGGTCAAGGGAGCCTCGGTCGAAGGTGAGCTGATCAAGGCGAAGAAGCTGATCAAGCGATACCGACTGTCACAGCCGAAGGTCCATGTCGTCGATGGCGGCGGCCTCCTCGAAGTCCCGAGTCGTGTCGTCGAGATCGTCAAGAAATAG
- the trxA gene encoding thioredoxin: MSTEVTDATFEENVLKSDKPVLVDFWAPWCGPCRMVSPIVDQIAEEHGDKLNVVKVNTDENLETASTYGITSIPALYVFKDGEVAKTIIGARPKPALEDELSDFI, from the coding sequence ATGTCGACAGAAGTCACTGACGCAACATTCGAAGAGAACGTCTTGAAGTCCGACAAGCCCGTGCTCGTCGATTTCTGGGCTCCTTGGTGCGGCCCCTGCCGGATGGTCAGCCCGATCGTTGACCAGATCGCAGAAGAGCACGGAGACAAGCTCAACGTGGTCAAGGTCAACACCGACGAGAACCTCGAGACCGCGAGCACCTACGGAATCACCTCGATTCCCGCGCTCTACGTCTTCAAGGACGGCGAGGTCGCAAAGACCATCATCGGCGCGCGTCCGAAGCCTGCTCTCGAGGATGAGCTCTCCGACTTCATCTGA
- a CDS encoding N-acetylmuramoyl-L-alanine amidase — protein sequence MTNTNLPRYSRGDISEMLPNIKAQMARLGLNVGDTETADFDRAFELGVRQFQQDRGILCDGVLGPETFSELEQARYQLGDRVLRFDPVRVLTGDDVVNLQTKLAGLGFYPGRIDSEYAARTEAAVKELQMSLGTKVDGVTGPQTLRGLDAIDRNQDTGNLFALQERARVAASGTSLVGRTFVIEAATTVVDFQTLPMTDEQSALERQITLDISSRLVGRLEAIGAGALLLEGDAVEVNRADSLGASAVITVTADVSKSKDANGIATFFFGHERQSDLNSPTGQKLAELIQGEVVARTGMLDCRTHARTWSSLKRLKTPKVHVVSGYLTNPEDLESLQDPHVRDAIADGIAAALQRVYILEDKDPQTGTLSLDAIKALS from the coding sequence TTGACGAACACGAACCTACCGCGCTATTCGCGTGGCGACATTTCTGAGATGCTGCCCAATATCAAGGCTCAGATGGCCCGGCTGGGACTCAATGTCGGCGATACCGAGACCGCGGACTTCGATCGCGCCTTCGAGCTGGGTGTCAGGCAGTTCCAACAAGACCGTGGAATCCTGTGCGACGGTGTGCTCGGCCCCGAGACGTTTTCAGAACTCGAACAGGCCCGGTATCAACTGGGCGACCGAGTGCTCCGATTCGACCCCGTCAGAGTCCTTACAGGCGACGATGTTGTCAACCTCCAGACCAAGCTCGCGGGTCTGGGCTTCTATCCTGGACGCATCGATTCCGAGTATGCTGCTCGCACCGAGGCAGCTGTCAAGGAACTGCAGATGAGTCTGGGTACGAAGGTCGATGGCGTGACAGGACCTCAGACTCTCCGCGGGCTCGACGCGATCGACCGCAATCAGGACACCGGCAATCTCTTTGCGCTCCAAGAGCGAGCACGGGTGGCGGCATCGGGAACCTCGTTGGTCGGTCGGACGTTTGTCATCGAGGCAGCAACTACAGTTGTAGATTTCCAGACGCTGCCGATGACTGATGAGCAGTCAGCTCTCGAACGTCAGATCACTCTCGATATATCAAGCCGCCTTGTAGGCCGGTTGGAAGCGATCGGTGCGGGAGCGCTGCTCTTGGAAGGCGACGCGGTTGAGGTCAATCGGGCGGATTCGCTAGGAGCATCAGCTGTCATAACGGTGACCGCTGACGTGAGCAAGTCCAAAGACGCCAACGGCATTGCAACCTTCTTCTTCGGGCATGAACGTCAGTCAGACCTGAACTCGCCGACAGGACAGAAGCTCGCGGAGCTCATTCAAGGTGAAGTCGTCGCTCGCACTGGAATGCTGGACTGTCGCACACACGCTCGCACGTGGTCGTCGCTCAAACGTCTCAAGACTCCTAAGGTCCATGTCGTCAGCGGATACCTGACGAATCCAGAGGATCTTGAAAGCCTGCAAGATCCGCATGTCCGTGATGCAATTGCCGATGGCATCGCGGCCGCCTTGCAGCGTGTCTACATCCTGGAAGACAAAGATCCGCAGACCGGCACGCTCAGTCTCGATGCCATCAAAGCTCTGAGCTGA
- the murJ gene encoding murein biosynthesis integral membrane protein MurJ produces the protein MSSFSSLARSSAIMTAGTMTSRVLGFVKASMLATAIGVTAVQADAFDIANKVPNTLYMLLAGGVVNAVLVPQIVRASKREDGGADFTNRLLTLSFLLLAGVSIIATAAAPLLVWLYSSGWSDEQMALATAFAFWCLPQLFFYGLYTLLGQVLNAKSSFGPYMWAPVLNNVVAIAGLAAFILIFGTNNASPHGLDTWTPDKIALIAGSATLGVVAQALILIWPLKRIGFKYKPTFGFRGVGLSSAGKVAFWTFSAMLIGQIGFLVISRVASGASIPGDGNASNAAYTTAYLVFMLPHSLIAVSLATALFTSLAKDAANNDTEAVVSDFSMGVRMVGFINSFATIAFIVLATPVAMIIAGEGREQATAIGLVIITMVFGLIPFSANYLAQRVFYAYEDAKTPFLIQLPQIVFQSLAVVSATIFPKSVTVAIIGLIMSLGYLMAMIISFAVLKKRLGAIDLREILTSHFKFLLAAIVAGGAGFGLLYFFPDFSLAGRWQAFASTAIVGTVMLLFFIGACYLLRVRELHSIIGVVAGKLRKTA, from the coding sequence TTGTCCAGCTTCTCATCCCTGGCCCGGTCCTCGGCGATCATGACCGCAGGCACCATGACCTCGCGTGTGCTCGGCTTCGTCAAGGCCTCGATGCTGGCCACCGCGATCGGTGTCACTGCAGTCCAGGCCGATGCCTTCGACATCGCGAACAAGGTGCCCAACACCCTCTACATGCTGCTGGCAGGAGGTGTGGTCAATGCCGTGCTCGTCCCGCAGATCGTGCGTGCCTCCAAACGAGAGGACGGCGGTGCCGACTTCACGAACCGGCTGCTGACGCTGTCATTCCTGCTCCTTGCAGGCGTGAGCATCATCGCGACCGCCGCGGCCCCGCTGCTCGTCTGGCTCTACTCATCGGGGTGGAGCGATGAGCAGATGGCGCTGGCCACCGCCTTCGCCTTCTGGTGTCTGCCGCAGCTGTTCTTCTACGGCCTCTACACGCTGCTGGGCCAAGTGCTCAATGCGAAATCATCATTCGGTCCCTACATGTGGGCGCCTGTGCTCAACAACGTCGTCGCGATCGCCGGGCTCGCCGCCTTCATCCTCATCTTCGGCACGAACAACGCCTCACCGCACGGACTCGACACGTGGACTCCGGACAAGATCGCTCTCATCGCCGGGTCGGCAACCCTCGGAGTCGTGGCTCAGGCACTCATCCTCATCTGGCCGCTCAAGCGGATCGGCTTCAAATATAAGCCGACCTTCGGGTTCCGCGGGGTCGGACTCAGCTCGGCCGGCAAGGTCGCTTTCTGGACGTTCTCCGCGATGCTCATCGGTCAGATCGGCTTCCTCGTCATCTCCCGTGTCGCCTCGGGTGCATCGATCCCCGGCGACGGGAACGCATCGAACGCCGCATATACGACCGCCTACCTCGTGTTCATGCTTCCGCATTCGCTCATCGCAGTCTCTCTGGCCACGGCCCTGTTCACCTCCTTGGCCAAGGATGCGGCGAACAATGACACCGAGGCCGTCGTCAGCGATTTCTCCATGGGCGTGCGGATGGTCGGCTTCATCAATTCCTTCGCCACCATCGCATTCATCGTCCTCGCCACACCGGTTGCGATGATCATCGCCGGTGAGGGACGGGAGCAGGCCACAGCCATCGGTCTGGTCATCATCACGATGGTCTTCGGTCTCATTCCCTTCAGCGCGAACTATCTGGCGCAGCGGGTCTTCTATGCCTACGAGGACGCGAAGACTCCGTTCCTCATCCAGCTGCCGCAGATCGTCTTCCAGTCCCTGGCGGTGGTATCGGCGACGATCTTCCCGAAGTCGGTGACGGTGGCGATCATCGGTCTGATCATGAGCCTCGGCTACCTGATGGCGATGATCATCTCGTTCGCGGTCCTGAAGAAGCGCCTCGGCGCCATCGATCTGCGTGAGATCCTCACATCTCACTTCAAGTTCCTCCTCGCAGCGATCGTCGCCGGTGGGGCAGGGTTCGGTCTGCTCTACTTCTTCCCGGACTTCTCCTTGGCAGGACGCTGGCAGGCCTTCGCCTCCACGGCCATCGTCGGCACCGTCATGCTGCTGTTCTTCATCGGAGCTTGTTATTTGCTCAGAGTCAGAGAGTTGCATTCGATAATTGGCGTAGTAGCTGGAAAACTAAGAAAAACAGCCTGA